A portion of the Bifidobacterium lemurum genome contains these proteins:
- a CDS encoding type IV toxin-antitoxin system AbiEi family antitoxin domain-containing protein, with product MTRNQDLSQLEIHTGYFVASEMEKRGFSRTAISQFAKENNLQRVARGLYHSDDSGEDPLFELQHRYPKAIFSHETALFLLDEAERVPSTPTITIPQSASATRLSESDVIVRKVKDDRFEIGLSHATTMFGHSVRTYDWERTICDLFRSRSTVESQDLLSAFRNYMRSSKRDLTKLTEYAAQFRLTNVMRPYLEAVMTS from the coding sequence GTGACCAGAAACCAGGACCTAAGCCAGCTGGAAATCCACACCGGATACTTTGTAGCGTCCGAGATGGAAAAACGAGGATTCTCTCGCACGGCAATCTCGCAGTTCGCAAAAGAGAACAATCTACAGCGCGTAGCGCGTGGCCTTTACCATTCCGACGACTCTGGGGAAGACCCGCTATTCGAATTGCAGCACCGTTATCCGAAAGCCATCTTCTCTCACGAAACCGCTCTCTTTCTTTTGGACGAGGCAGAACGAGTGCCTTCGACTCCCACCATCACCATTCCACAATCCGCAAGCGCAACTCGGCTCTCGGAGAGCGACGTCATCGTGCGCAAAGTCAAGGATGACAGATTCGAAATCGGTCTCTCACACGCCACAACCATGTTCGGACATTCCGTACGCACTTATGATTGGGAACGAACCATATGCGATTTATTCCGCTCACGCAGCACCGTCGAATCCCAAGATCTACTCTCAGCGTTCCGCAACTACATGCGTTCAAGTAAACGCGACCTAACGAAACTCACCGAATATGCGGCACAATTCCGACTCACCAACGTCATGCGCCCCTACCTTGAAGCGGTGATGACATCGTGA
- a CDS encoding nucleotidyl transferase AbiEii/AbiGii toxin family protein — translation MSTGKIRALIKEKSHHDPNRAQSLYCLFAMERFLSRLSLSDSRDLFVIKGGLLVQATLGIDSRTTLDIDSTMRRFELSEPNIRLFLKQVISTPLNDGITFEVKEISEIRDEAEYPGYRAKLRAAFENMSIPFKIDFSTGEALTPNAVRLNYPLTFDKGTIPLASYNLETLLAEKLETVLSRGTANTRMRDFYDIAALIKGETPLDAQLLKAAFFATNHNRGNQASLENSSHILSKIRSDEHMAALWSAYQRKYDYAMPYSFDSVIDATLSLCKAITANPRID, via the coding sequence ATGTCAACTGGGAAAATCAGAGCTCTTATCAAAGAGAAATCGCATCATGACCCCAATCGCGCGCAGTCACTGTATTGTCTTTTTGCCATGGAGCGATTCTTATCTCGACTGTCATTGAGTGACAGTCGAGACCTTTTCGTCATAAAAGGCGGATTATTGGTACAAGCGACATTAGGTATTGATTCCCGCACCACCCTAGATATCGACTCCACTATGAGGCGATTCGAATTATCCGAACCCAACATCCGACTTTTCTTGAAGCAAGTAATTTCCACACCTTTGAATGATGGAATCACATTCGAGGTCAAAGAGATTTCGGAAATACGGGACGAGGCAGAATATCCTGGATATCGGGCAAAACTCAGAGCGGCCTTTGAGAACATGTCCATCCCCTTCAAAATCGATTTCTCCACAGGTGAGGCTTTGACGCCTAATGCCGTTAGGCTCAATTACCCGTTGACATTTGACAAGGGGACGATTCCGCTCGCCTCATACAATCTGGAAACTCTGCTTGCAGAGAAGTTGGAAACGGTTTTATCAAGAGGCACGGCAAATACTCGCATGCGCGATTTCTACGATATTGCAGCCCTCATCAAAGGAGAGACACCTCTAGATGCTCAACTGTTGAAAGCCGCATTCTTCGCGACCAACCACAATCGTGGCAACCAAGCCAGCCTTGAGAATTCCTCGCACATCTTGTCAAAGATACGTTCTGATGAACACATGGCAGCCCTATGGTCGGCGTACCAAAGAAAGTATGATTACGCGATGCCTTATTCCTTCGATTCAGTTATCGACGCTACGCTTTCTCTCTGCAAGGCCATCACCGCAAATCCACGCATAGACTAG
- a CDS encoding ABC transporter permease, whose product MFILKNAWRSVTRNKGRNILIVIIVAIIAAAATIGLAIRNAAETAREEGLSSTTVTATIGMDREQVISQATEDFDSSEMEEGGQPDFDSLRSALDQDALTLDEYDAYAEASSVPVSTYYTESTSVNGTDAFQPVESSSSANADSSDSSDDSSTKDSSDDVSSDSSDGTMPSMPGGDMGGMMGSMSSGDFSLTGFSSDTAVANASNGSFTMSDGEVFGYDESSDGDVIIPKALADFNGLEVGDTISVADTSDDGTTYELTIVGIYKNATTSNTGANGPMGGTSQDPDNAIYTSVSTLESLGLSTESAASSTDEDSSDTDSTDASSTSSASATQLSYTYVLSSKDDYETFAADAKAAGLSDEYTVSSADVEEYESSLVPLDNLASFALTLLLIVLAVGAVVLIVLNLFNVRERKYEVGVLTAIGIRKSKVAAQFVLELLIVTMIGIALGVAGGAVASVPVANQLLAQQVSAQESEATSQQAQFGRDADMPGAPGGQGGPDSSDSTSDDAADSGTDSSESGSDATAGGEGQPSDAPDGGGFGGFSQAIDYVSDIDATVNLKVIGQLVLIGLALTVISALAAVVSIIRYEPLQILADRS is encoded by the coding sequence ATGTTTATCCTCAAGAACGCATGGCGATCGGTGACCCGCAACAAGGGGCGCAATATTCTTATCGTCATCATCGTCGCGATCATCGCCGCCGCGGCGACCATCGGACTCGCCATCCGCAACGCGGCCGAAACGGCCCGCGAGGAGGGCCTGAGCTCCACCACCGTCACCGCCACGATCGGCATGGACCGCGAGCAGGTGATCAGCCAGGCCACCGAGGACTTCGATTCCAGTGAGATGGAGGAGGGCGGCCAGCCGGACTTCGATTCGCTGCGTTCGGCGCTCGACCAGGACGCGCTCACGCTCGACGAGTACGACGCCTATGCCGAGGCGTCCAGCGTGCCGGTGAGCACGTACTACACCGAATCCACGTCGGTGAACGGCACCGACGCGTTCCAGCCGGTCGAATCCTCCAGTTCCGCCAACGCCGACTCGTCGGATTCCTCCGATGACTCCTCAACCAAGGATTCCTCCGATGACGTATCCTCCGACTCGTCCGACGGTACCATGCCCAGCATGCCCGGCGGCGATATGGGCGGAATGATGGGCAGCATGTCCAGCGGCGACTTCTCCCTGACCGGCTTCTCCTCGGACACGGCGGTGGCGAACGCCTCCAACGGCAGCTTCACCATGTCCGACGGCGAGGTGTTCGGCTATGACGAAAGCAGCGACGGCGATGTGATCATTCCGAAGGCACTGGCCGACTTCAACGGCCTCGAGGTGGGCGACACGATCAGCGTGGCCGACACTTCGGACGACGGCACCACCTACGAGCTGACCATCGTGGGCATCTACAAGAACGCGACGACCTCCAACACCGGAGCGAACGGCCCGATGGGCGGCACCAGCCAGGATCCGGACAACGCGATCTACACCTCGGTCTCCACCTTGGAATCGCTGGGACTGTCCACCGAATCGGCCGCCTCGTCCACCGATGAGGACTCATCCGACACGGATTCGACCGACGCCAGCTCGACCAGCTCCGCAAGCGCCACCCAGTTGAGCTATACCTACGTGCTGTCCAGCAAAGACGACTACGAGACCTTCGCCGCGGATGCGAAGGCGGCCGGCCTGTCCGACGAATACACCGTCTCCTCGGCCGATGTGGAGGAATACGAGTCCAGCCTCGTGCCGTTGGACAATCTGGCCAGCTTCGCGCTCACCCTGCTGCTGATCGTGCTCGCCGTGGGCGCGGTGGTGCTGATCGTGCTCAACCTGTTCAACGTGCGCGAACGCAAATACGAGGTGGGCGTGCTCACGGCCATCGGCATCAGAAAGTCCAAGGTGGCGGCCCAGTTCGTGCTTGAACTGCTGATCGTCACCATGATCGGCATCGCGCTCGGCGTGGCCGGCGGCGCGGTGGCTTCGGTGCCGGTGGCGAACCAACTGCTCGCCCAGCAGGTCTCCGCGCAGGAGTCCGAGGCGACCAGCCAGCAGGCGCAGTTCGGACGCGACGCCGACATGCCCGGCGCGCCCGGCGGCCAAGGCGGACCGGATTCATCCGATTCCACGTCGGATGACGCGGCCGACTCCGGCACCGATTCCTCCGAATCCGGTTCCGACGCGACGGCCGGCGGCGAGGGTCAACCGTCCGATGCGCCCGACGGCGGCGGATTCGGCGGATTCTCGCAGGCCATCGACTATGTGAGCGACATCGACGCCACGGTGAACCTTAAGGTCATCGGCCAGCTGGTGCTGATCGGTCTGGCATTGACCGTCATCTCCGCATTGGCCGCGGTGGTGTCCATCATCCGTTACGAGCCCTTGCAGATCCTGGCCGATCGATCCTGA
- a CDS encoding ABC transporter ATP-binding protein: protein MTQNPTPDIPVIDTTVATDAPATNGALTDSNTPNADATAESPAQGDAVNATIQPPILAMEKVSYSYTRGGKKVVSDLTHAFRAGEVTAITGPSGAGKTTVLSLLSGLTSPTSGRILYDGADLAKSDRYRFRSHDIGVIFQSFNLLPALTVEENIVLSMEASGKRFDRSKHELVVELLDKVRLPEEYANERILHLSGGEQQRVAIARALSYEPQIILADEPTGNLDMATQDDIMAIFRDLAHGEGKCVIIVTHSPAVADQSDTVFELKPLRRAARPKPQGWSQAKPAGAQRTNRAGSAPAR, encoded by the coding sequence ATGACACAGAACCCCACTCCGGACATCCCGGTCATCGACACGACCGTCGCCACCGACGCTCCCGCGACGAACGGCGCCCTCACCGATTCGAACACTCCGAACGCGGACGCGACGGCCGAAAGCCCCGCACAAGGCGATGCCGTCAACGCAACCATCCAACCGCCGATTCTCGCCATGGAGAAGGTCTCCTACTCCTATACCAGAGGCGGCAAGAAAGTGGTGAGCGACCTCACCCATGCGTTCCGGGCCGGCGAGGTGACCGCCATCACCGGCCCCTCGGGCGCGGGCAAAACCACCGTGCTCTCCCTGCTTTCCGGACTGACCTCCCCCACATCCGGACGCATCCTGTACGACGGCGCCGATCTGGCGAAATCCGACCGGTATCGCTTCCGCAGCCATGACATCGGCGTGATCTTCCAAAGCTTCAACCTGCTGCCCGCGCTCACGGTGGAGGAGAACATCGTGCTGTCGATGGAGGCGAGCGGCAAACGCTTCGACCGTTCCAAGCACGAGCTGGTGGTCGAACTGCTCGATAAGGTTCGTCTGCCCGAAGAGTACGCGAACGAGCGCATCCTGCACCTGTCGGGTGGCGAACAGCAGCGTGTGGCCATCGCCAGGGCCTTGAGCTACGAGCCGCAGATCATCCTCGCCGACGAGCCGACCGGCAATCTCGATATGGCCACACAGGACGACATCATGGCGATTTTCCGCGATCTGGCGCATGGTGAGGGCAAATGCGTGATCATCGTCACGCATAGCCCCGCCGTCGCCGACCAGTCCGACACGGTGTTCGAACTCAAGCCGCTGCGCAGGGCCGCACGCCCCAAGCCCCAGGGTTGGTCGCAGGCGAAGCCGGCCGGCGCGCAACGGACGAACCGCGCCGGTTCCGCGCCGGCGAGATAA
- a CDS encoding aldo/keto reductase: protein MNNQERTVRSPELTLGDDARTVIPQIGFGVFQIPPEDTQRAVEEALEIGYRHIDTAAAYYNEEQVGAALKATGMADQVFVTGKVRNCDQGYAATQVAFEESRRKLGVDVMGMYLIHWPVPAVDLYRETWRALLKLRDEGAIRVAGVSNFLPEHLEAVIADSGQTPTVNQIEAHPRYHQPDSLAYCAAHGITVEAYSPLGHGSDMDSEPVVAAAAAHGVTPAQVVLRWHTQEGRIVIPKSKHAERMRANLDVSGFSLTEAELAAIDALHDPSGRVSADPAVYVQSQSWADQRARGNI from the coding sequence ATGAACAATCAGGAACGGACGGTGCGTTCGCCGGAACTGACATTGGGCGACGATGCCCGCACCGTCATCCCGCAGATCGGATTCGGCGTGTTCCAGATTCCGCCGGAGGACACGCAGCGTGCGGTCGAGGAGGCGCTGGAGATCGGATACCGCCATATCGACACCGCGGCCGCCTACTACAACGAGGAACAGGTCGGCGCGGCGCTGAAGGCGACCGGCATGGCGGACCAGGTGTTCGTCACCGGCAAGGTGCGCAACTGCGACCAGGGCTATGCGGCCACCCAGGTGGCGTTCGAGGAGTCGCGGCGCAAACTCGGCGTGGACGTGATGGGCATGTACCTGATCCACTGGCCGGTCCCCGCCGTGGATCTGTACCGCGAGACATGGCGCGCCCTGCTCAAACTACGCGACGAAGGCGCGATCCGCGTGGCCGGCGTGAGCAACTTCCTGCCCGAACATCTGGAGGCGGTCATCGCCGACAGCGGGCAGACGCCGACCGTCAACCAGATCGAGGCCCATCCGCGCTACCACCAGCCCGATAGCCTCGCCTATTGCGCGGCGCACGGCATAACGGTCGAAGCGTACAGCCCCCTCGGGCACGGATCCGACATGGACTCCGAACCTGTGGTCGCCGCCGCGGCCGCGCACGGCGTGACGCCCGCGCAGGTGGTGTTGCGTTGGCATACGCAGGAGGGGCGCATCGTCATCCCCAAGTCGAAGCATGCGGAGCGTATGCGCGCCAATCTCGATGTCTCGGGTTTCTCGCTCACCGAGGCGGAACTTGCCGCCATCGACGCGTTGCATGATCCCTCCGGTCGGGTCAGCGCCGACCCGGCCGTGTACGTGCAGTCGCAGTCGTGGGCCGACCAGCGTGCTCGCGGCAACATCTGA
- a CDS encoding D-2-hydroxyacid dehydrogenase, producing METQSERVIVNCLPLGEAERARFVEAADGVRQEFVGDVAQRGGMGWRACVPESLKAQATAVVGNIDPGECSHYPHLEWLQTWSAGVDQYLAEGVLGANVRVSNATGAYGQTVSEHMFAMMWSLMKNLPAYTRNQSACRWHDEGRALSPDGATAVVVGTGDIGSRFAALAKAVGMRTIGVRRDPSRTAEHIDRMVGFDDLDAVLPQADVVAMSVPSTPQTHHLLDARRLAMLKPTAIVLNAGRGDAIDPDALLDALRASRVRGAGLDVTEPEPLPADSPLWNEPQCLITPHVAGGNHLAATEERIIAIALENVRRYVAGEPLRNQVRRTV from the coding sequence GTGGAAACGCAATCTGAACGGGTTATCGTCAACTGCCTGCCGTTGGGCGAGGCGGAACGCGCGCGGTTCGTCGAAGCCGCGGATGGCGTGCGTCAGGAATTCGTCGGGGATGTCGCGCAGCGCGGCGGCATGGGATGGCGGGCGTGCGTTCCGGAATCGCTGAAGGCGCAGGCCACGGCGGTGGTCGGCAATATCGATCCGGGGGAGTGCTCCCACTATCCGCATCTGGAATGGCTTCAGACATGGAGCGCGGGCGTCGACCAATACCTGGCCGAAGGCGTGCTGGGGGCGAACGTCCGCGTCTCGAACGCGACGGGTGCCTATGGCCAGACGGTATCCGAGCATATGTTCGCCATGATGTGGTCGCTGATGAAGAACCTGCCCGCCTATACGCGCAACCAATCCGCATGTCGATGGCATGACGAGGGGCGCGCGTTGTCCCCCGACGGGGCGACCGCCGTGGTGGTCGGCACCGGCGACATCGGCTCGCGGTTCGCAGCCCTCGCCAAAGCCGTGGGTATGCGCACCATCGGTGTGCGGCGCGACCCCTCCCGCACCGCCGAACATATCGACCGCATGGTCGGATTCGATGACCTCGACGCGGTGCTGCCGCAAGCCGATGTGGTGGCCATGAGCGTGCCGTCCACGCCGCAGACCCATCATCTGCTGGACGCGCGTCGGCTGGCGATGCTCAAACCCACCGCCATCGTGCTCAACGCGGGCCGAGGCGACGCCATCGATCCGGACGCGCTGCTCGACGCGTTGCGCGCCTCGCGGGTGCGCGGAGCGGGATTGGACGTCACCGAGCCCGAGCCGTTGCCGGCCGACAGTCCGCTATGGAACGAGCCGCAGTGCCTGATCACGCCGCATGTGGCGGGCGGCAACCATCTGGCCGCCACCGAGGAGCGCATCATCGCCATCGCATTGGAGAACGTACGCCGGTACGTGGCGGGCGAGCCCCTACGCAACCAGGTGCGCCGTACCGTCTAG
- the dnaE gene encoding DNA polymerase III subunit alpha: MAESGNFVHLHNHTHYSLLDGASKIPELAKRAAELGMPAVGISDHGNMHGAYEMFTECVKANVKPIIGIEAYVTPETARQDPTRVSWDTTWDKSLHGGKRNPDDVSGGGLITHLTLWAENDEGLVNLLKASSVANLEGRVQRYPRMDKEVLSTYSKGVICGSGCPSGIIQTRLALGQFDEALRAAGEMQDIFGRDNFFIEIMDHNLTIEKRNVPGLLEIAKKLNAPLLATNDAHYVLESGAEAQDAMLCINSGSRLDEPGRFKFDGSGYYIKSAQEMRELFKEFPGACDNTLAIAERCNVIFGDNEDGAFMPQFPCPEGWDETSLFLKQVEEGLERRYDGNVPIDVLQQADYECGVICQMQFCGYFLVVADYIQWAKDHGIMVGPGRGSAAGSMVAYAMGITELDPLQHGLIFERFLNPERVSLPDIDVDFDPEGRMRVIEYCGEKYGHDKVAQCVIYGTIKTKQALKDSARIMGYEYSMGEQITKALPPSKNGKDASLSEIFDPTSKRYAEAREFREFYDSNPDAKQITEKAKGIEGLIRQTGVHACATIMGSAPITDTSPLLERVDGTVTTTFEYHTCETLGLVKMDFLGLSNLTVIHDTLKNIEANGKPAIDYTKIPLDDKETYQLLSRGDTLGVFQLDSDGMRALLRTLRPDNFNDISALIALYRPGPMDMDSHNNYAKRKNGLQKIEPIHPELEEPLKEILDETYGLIVYQEQVQAAARKLAGYSLGKADVLRRAMGKKKPEVLAKEKIPFFEGMKEHGYSEESAQAVWDVLVPFSGYAFNKAHSAAYGLISYWTAYLKTHYPVEFMAALLQGTKDNKDKTALYLGEARRMGIQVLSPDVNESVYEYSAVGDVVRFGLGAIRNVGDKAVADIIAERSGERGKFVNFMDYIRRVPLTAINRRLVESLIKAGAFDSIDPNRRALFTVHETAIESVMGLKRKEAEGQFDLFADMDDGGGEDMGDASVSVPDLEEWDKSTKLNFEREMLGLYVSDHPLSGMQSVLASLREVSIAQLIDRAKTMGAGQQVTLAGLVTGVDRRVSKKGNAWAIVTIEDLESSIQCMFFGKVYESNAADLVLDKVVQIRGQVELRDETVSMRATEMQVPTLEAEDERPLVLTLPVGALDRNHMMQLGQVLTSHPGYCEVKLAVLDDKGNAKVLTFGDRFRVKRDTSLFAEIKILFGPSCLPAA, translated from the coding sequence ATGGCTGAATCGGGAAACTTCGTACATCTGCACAACCACACGCATTACTCGCTGCTGGACGGGGCTTCGAAAATCCCGGAATTGGCGAAACGCGCGGCGGAACTGGGCATGCCCGCGGTCGGCATCTCCGACCACGGCAACATGCACGGCGCGTACGAGATGTTCACCGAATGCGTGAAGGCCAACGTCAAACCGATCATCGGCATCGAAGCGTATGTGACGCCTGAGACCGCGCGCCAGGATCCCACCCGCGTGAGCTGGGACACCACATGGGACAAAAGCCTGCACGGCGGCAAACGCAATCCCGACGACGTCTCCGGCGGCGGCCTGATCACCCACCTCACCCTGTGGGCGGAGAACGACGAAGGCCTGGTCAATCTGCTCAAGGCGTCCTCGGTGGCCAACCTCGAAGGCCGCGTGCAGCGCTATCCCCGTATGGACAAGGAAGTGCTCTCCACCTACTCCAAAGGTGTGATCTGCGGATCCGGCTGTCCCTCGGGCATCATCCAGACCCGTCTGGCCCTCGGCCAGTTCGACGAGGCGCTGCGCGCGGCCGGCGAGATGCAGGACATCTTCGGTCGCGACAACTTCTTCATCGAAATCATGGACCACAACCTGACGATCGAGAAGCGCAACGTGCCCGGCCTGCTGGAGATCGCGAAGAAGCTCAACGCGCCGCTGCTCGCCACGAACGACGCGCACTATGTGCTGGAATCCGGCGCCGAGGCGCAGGACGCCATGCTGTGCATCAACTCCGGCTCCAGACTCGACGAGCCGGGACGCTTCAAATTCGACGGCTCCGGCTACTACATCAAGTCGGCCCAGGAGATGCGCGAGCTGTTCAAGGAATTCCCCGGCGCTTGCGACAACACGCTGGCCATCGCCGAACGCTGCAACGTGATCTTCGGCGACAACGAGGACGGCGCGTTCATGCCGCAGTTCCCCTGCCCCGAAGGCTGGGACGAGACCAGCCTGTTCCTGAAGCAGGTGGAGGAGGGGCTTGAGCGCCGCTACGACGGCAACGTGCCGATCGACGTGCTGCAGCAGGCGGATTACGAATGCGGCGTGATCTGCCAGATGCAGTTCTGCGGATACTTCCTCGTGGTGGCCGATTACATCCAGTGGGCCAAGGACCACGGCATCATGGTGGGGCCCGGTCGTGGCTCGGCCGCAGGATCGATGGTCGCCTACGCGATGGGCATCACCGAGCTCGACCCGTTGCAGCATGGTCTGATCTTCGAGAGGTTCCTCAACCCCGAGCGAGTCTCCCTGCCCGATATCGACGTGGACTTCGACCCCGAGGGACGCATGCGCGTCATCGAATACTGCGGCGAGAAGTACGGCCACGACAAGGTGGCCCAATGCGTGATCTACGGCACCATCAAAACCAAGCAGGCGCTCAAGGACTCCGCCCGCATCATGGGATACGAGTATTCCATGGGCGAGCAGATCACCAAGGCGCTGCCGCCCAGCAAAAACGGCAAGGACGCGAGTCTGAGCGAGATCTTCGACCCGACCTCCAAGCGCTACGCGGAGGCGCGCGAGTTCCGCGAGTTCTACGATTCGAATCCGGACGCCAAGCAGATCACCGAGAAGGCGAAGGGCATCGAAGGACTGATCCGCCAGACCGGTGTGCACGCCTGCGCCACCATCATGGGTTCGGCGCCCATCACCGACACCTCGCCGCTGTTGGAACGCGTCGACGGCACCGTCACCACCACCTTCGAATACCACACCTGCGAAACGCTGGGTCTGGTGAAGATGGACTTCCTCGGGCTTTCCAACTTGACGGTGATCCACGACACGCTGAAGAACATCGAGGCGAACGGCAAGCCGGCGATCGACTACACGAAGATCCCGCTGGACGACAAGGAGACCTACCAGCTGCTGTCGCGCGGCGACACCCTTGGCGTGTTCCAGCTCGATTCCGACGGCATGCGCGCGCTGCTGCGCACCTTGCGCCCCGACAACTTCAACGACATCTCCGCTCTGATCGCGCTCTACCGGCCGGGCCCGATGGATATGGATTCGCACAACAACTATGCGAAGCGCAAGAACGGCCTGCAGAAGATCGAACCGATCCATCCCGAACTCGAGGAACCGTTGAAGGAGATCCTCGACGAGACCTACGGTCTGATCGTCTATCAGGAGCAGGTGCAGGCCGCCGCGCGAAAACTCGCCGGCTATTCGCTGGGCAAGGCCGACGTGCTGCGACGAGCCATGGGCAAGAAGAAGCCCGAGGTTCTGGCCAAGGAGAAGATCCCGTTCTTCGAGGGCATGAAGGAGCATGGCTATTCGGAGGAATCCGCGCAGGCCGTGTGGGACGTGCTCGTGCCGTTCTCCGGATACGCGTTCAACAAGGCGCATTCCGCCGCCTACGGACTGATCTCCTATTGGACCGCCTACCTTAAAACCCATTATCCGGTGGAGTTCATGGCGGCCCTGCTGCAAGGCACCAAAGACAACAAGGACAAAACCGCCCTCTATCTGGGCGAGGCGCGTCGCATGGGCATCCAGGTGCTCTCTCCGGACGTGAACGAATCCGTGTACGAGTATTCCGCAGTCGGCGACGTGGTGCGCTTCGGCTTAGGCGCCATCCGCAACGTGGGAGACAAAGCCGTGGCCGACATCATCGCCGAACGCAGCGGCGAACGGGGCAAGTTCGTGAATTTCATGGACTATATCCGCCGCGTGCCGCTCACCGCGATCAACCGACGGTTGGTGGAATCGCTGATCAAGGCGGGCGCCTTCGATTCGATCGACCCCAACCGCCGCGCGCTGTTCACCGTGCATGAGACCGCCATCGAATCGGTGATGGGATTGAAGCGCAAAGAGGCCGAAGGACAGTTCGACCTGTTCGCCGACATGGACGACGGCGGCGGAGAGGATATGGGCGACGCGTCGGTGAGCGTGCCCGACTTGGAGGAGTGGGATAAGAGCACCAAGCTCAACTTCGAACGCGAGATGCTTGGCCTGTACGTCTCCGACCATCCGCTTTCCGGCATGCAGTCCGTGCTGGCCAGCCTGCGCGAGGTGTCCATCGCGCAGCTGATCGACCGTGCGAAAACCATGGGGGCGGGGCAGCAGGTGACCCTCGCCGGACTGGTCACCGGCGTGGACCGGCGCGTCTCCAAAAAAGGCAATGCGTGGGCCATCGTCACCATCGAGGATTTGGAAAGCTCCATCCAATGCATGTTCTTCGGCAAGGTGTACGAGTCGAACGCCGCGGATCTGGTGCTCGACAAGGTGGTGCAGATCCGCGGGCAGGTGGAATTGCGCGACGAGACGGTGAGCATGCGCGCCACCGAAATGCAGGTGCCCACTCTGGAAGCCGAGGACGAGCGTCCGCTGGTGCTCACCCTGCCGGTGGGCGCGCTCGACCGCAACCATATGATGCAGTTGGGGCAGGTGCTCACCAGCCATCCTGGCTACTGCGAGGTCAAACTGGCGGTATTGGACGACAAAGGCAACGCCAAGGTGCTCACCTTCGGCGACCGGTTCCGCGTCAAACGCGACACCTCGCTGTTCGCCGAAATCAAAATCCTATTCGGACCAAGCTGTCTGCCGGCCGCGTAG
- a CDS encoding RluA family pseudouridine synthase encodes MSRLVPAPDALVGKRFDVAIAKMLGISRSKAAELIDSGQVRVLGRDIARSGTLQAGETIDIDLIEEQREPEPIANDMAVVYEDDDVVVVDKPVGVAAHASIGWTGPTVLGSLRDRGVHITSYGAAGREGIVSRLDVGTSGLMLVCKSEQAYVEMRRQFAEHEVVKTYHALVQGDLKQDRATIDAPIGRAKVSDFRFCVTPAGKPAITHWDVMERFGEATLVSVNLETGRTHQIRVHFSSIGHPLVGDPMYGANPVLSEDLGLIRQWLHAKQLEFRHPRTHVWTTVTSGYPTDLAQALERMRERHLEH; translated from the coding sequence ATGAGCCGTCTGGTTCCCGCTCCCGACGCGCTGGTCGGCAAGCGTTTCGACGTCGCCATCGCCAAAATGCTGGGGATCTCGCGGTCAAAGGCCGCGGAACTGATCGACTCCGGACAGGTCCGCGTGCTGGGACGCGACATCGCGCGTTCCGGCACGTTGCAGGCGGGGGAGACCATCGATATCGACCTGATTGAGGAACAGCGCGAGCCCGAGCCCATCGCCAACGATATGGCCGTCGTCTACGAGGACGACGACGTGGTGGTGGTCGACAAGCCGGTGGGTGTCGCCGCGCACGCCTCCATCGGCTGGACGGGCCCCACCGTGCTGGGCAGCCTGCGCGACCGCGGCGTGCATATCACCTCCTATGGCGCGGCCGGACGCGAAGGCATCGTCTCCAGGCTCGACGTGGGTACGTCGGGGCTGATGCTCGTCTGCAAGTCGGAACAGGCGTATGTGGAGATGCGCCGGCAGTTCGCCGAACATGAGGTGGTGAAAACCTATCACGCGCTGGTGCAGGGGGATCTGAAACAGGACCGCGCCACCATCGACGCGCCCATCGGACGCGCGAAGGTCTCCGACTTCCGCTTCTGCGTCACGCCGGCCGGCAAGCCCGCCATCACCCATTGGGATGTGATGGAGCGCTTCGGCGAGGCGACGCTGGTTTCGGTGAATCTGGAGACCGGACGCACCCATCAGATCCGCGTGCATTTCTCCTCGATCGGCCATCCTCTGGTGGGCGATCCCATGTACGGCGCCAACCCGGTATTGTCCGAGGACTTGGGATTGATCCGCCAGTGGCTGCACGCCAAACAGTTGGAATTCCGCCATCCGCGCACCCATGTGTGGACGACGGTCACCAGCGGATATCCCACCGATCTGGCGCAGGCTCTGGAGCGCATGCGCGAACGCCACCTCGAACACTGA